In the genome of Xenopus laevis strain J_2021 chromosome 1S, Xenopus_laevis_v10.1, whole genome shotgun sequence, one region contains:
- the rpgrip1.S gene encoding protein fantom: protein MSLLLLDETSSDIPVRDTDCKPAVFKAIQEVVVAPYSRKQQAQRTMKVKDKDLKMRRRVSLISREALEDNFLRIHEENLLLKDHARKMEDKIKRMGTKLLRVTSDLVQTGKSSGARHDGRDLETEEIIEDLQDRVRDLEHKNETIRHKLVTYKQRLQVQSGCRHCPYSTVAPRTDSGVRKNIVLPDNIKRGLQVQSLEPRPPQVCQVQACGETLSDEARAEIQRLFNLIESQNNRADDKSTIVQKSMESVRSMDAVAEMMLSVQRTQQADNQRTAIQENVMVIRLQKELREKNTTICALREQFHQLKESYETELQQNQKSLTLSHEAVLTQLEDLTSQLKAERAKVVAMEIEQQSVLNLQRSLQEFQERVTDQEKENGLLKENYENLLRSSLNEEKVSIRQSTENELKEKISLLEEQIHRHVSDNKLNNEQLQHEREQNEHLKKELSLMHIQLLEKIQEVKSYQEKVSAILASSVNNTVQEQAGLTLQRTSTPRLEGYNQTREFNATMNRWFDERRKLEEMEHQIRCEDEQRQREDSKKQREEEQKKVEETEMERRIGRMDADHAETILELEKTREMLFLQHNINNDYQEELKAVRLKAESESREKEERKCHYEDRIFKYRSRIQTLEAQLKDIAYGTMPSRYESQSPDVDMSPVPSLRRGETLFEVHVEAVCFTPRGLREVGDPQPNTFCVYSLYDFETHATPVVTGTSPQYNFTSHYAVTPDAEFLRYLRVGVLTLELYQAVGGEHRELARGHIKLEATLQSTEKIHGAVTLTDVSGEVIGELEYWICLHGYVFQVQRVQKQSTKARSYLSAGRYCHSEKQLASPFSTGPQNELTIRIWGCRSLKVGCLGYQPSPYAIYHFYHHPDHSTAIIPCSNNPQFGDESVYPLQITTDLERYLQKECLYVYVFDDEDMQPGVYLGKAEVPLVSLAKGDNIQGDFALLNPCGKCSGSIQLNMEWKFPYKATSYQSTQEVPLSQHGAHMKLLPSAAPKVNLTRAKHCKTRKAEDVQQDDITSTKRGRKDFSSTSNQNTTQNAQKSNLLPAGYHSNDPDDQQEEALQAQEGDQDNMEDTMEEDNINGDHTADAIDPQSTDYKDIILVVKPLVPEKPPSSMIRVEIMSLTLNPYSEVMGDSAVQRLFVEFRFAGVPPEETETPVSLRKPNQGEELYYHFSKVIHLDGTEHAERRDFLYMLLDGSDSNGDIVRLKFTVVSDPINEDEEECHDVGYAYMDLRPLLRRAEDKAEETLQVLDVADEEQVIGALRVAIEAKDAARTVHRTKRAKEIQ, encoded by the exons ATGTCACTGCTCCTGTTGGACGAGACAAGCTCAGATATTCCTGTGAGGGATACGGATTGTAAGCCAGCTGTGTTTAAAGCAATACAAG AGGTGGTAGTCGCTCCCTATTCACGGAAACAACAGGCTCAGAGAACAATGAAAGTAAAAG ATAAGGATCTGAAGATGCGACGAAGAGTCTCACTTATCAGTCGAGAGGCACTAGAGGATAACTTCCTCCGTATTCATGAGGAGAACCTTCTACTTAAGGACCATGCAAGGAAAATGgaagacaaaataaaaag AATGGGGACCAAACTGCTCCGGGTAACGTCAGATCTTGTGCAGACAGGAAAATCATCTGGGGCAAGGCATGATGGGCGAGATTTAGAAACTGAGGAAATTATAGAAGACTTACAGGATAGAGTCCGAGACCTGGAACATAAGAATGAAACAATTAGACACAAACTGGTTACATATAAGCAACGATTACAGGTGCAAAGTGGGTGCAGACATTGCCCCTACAGCACAGTGGCACCACGAACAGACTCTGGAGTCAGAAAAAACATTGTTCTGCCAGATAACATTAAAAGAG GTCTGCAGGTGCAAAGTCTGGAACCGAGACCCCCCCAAGTATGCCAAGTTCAGGCATGTGGAGAGACCCTCAGTGATGAAGCCAGAGCAGAGATTCAGAGGCT ATTCAATTTAATTGAAAGTCAGAATAACAGGGCTGATGATAAGTCCACTATTGTGCAAAAAAGTATGGAGTCCGTGAGGTCAATGGATGCAGTGGCAGAAATGATGCTCTCTGTGCAAAGAACCCAGCAGGCTGACAATCAAAG GACTGCTATCCAGGAGAATGTAATGGTGATACGTCTTCAGAAAGAGCTGAGAGAGAAGAACACAACTATTTGTGCTTTAAGGGAACAGTTCCATCAGCTAAAGGAG TCTTATGAAACAGAACTACAACAG AATCAAAAGTCCCTGACACTGAGCCATGAAGCGGTTTTGACTCAGCTGGAGGACCTCACATCCCAGTTGAAAGCAGAAAGGGCAAAGGTGGTGGCAATGGAAATTGAGCAACAAAGTGTCCTTAACTTGCAAAGATCTTTACAAGAG ttccaGGAGCGTGTGACTGACCAAGAGAAGGAAAATGGGCTCCTCAAAGAAAATTATGAGAATCTGCTTAGAAG TTCTCTTAATGAAGAAAAAGTCAGCATAAGACAATCAACAGAGAATGAACTGAAAGAAAAGATTTCTCTGCTGGAGGAGCAAATCCATCGTCATGTGTCTGACAATAAACTAAACAATGAACAGCTTCAGCATGAAAGAG AACAAAATGAGCACTTAAAGAAGGAACTCTCACTAATGCATATTCAGCTCCTGGAAAAGATTCAAGAAGTCAAGAGTTATCAGGAAAAAGTGTCAGCCATACTGGCTTCTTCAGTCAACAACACTGTCCAGGAGCAAGCTGGATTGACCTTGCAAAGAACCTCG ACACCAAGACTGGAAGGTTATAACCAGACGAGGGAATTCAATGCAACTATGAATAGATGGTTTGATGAAAGAAGAAAACTGGAGGAGATGGAACATCAGATACGATGTGAAGATGAACAAAGGCAAAGAGAAGACAGCAAAAAGCAAAGAGAAGAAGAGCAAAAAAAGGTGGAGGAGACAGAGATGGAGAGGAGGATTGGCAGGATGGATGCAGACCATGCAGAGACAATCCTAGAGCTGGAAAAGACAAGGGAAATGTTGTTCCTGCAACATAACATTAACAATGACTATCAG GAGGAGCTGAAGGCAGTGAGGCTTAAAGCCGAGAGTGAaagcagagaaaaagaagagaggaaaTGTCACTATGAGGATAGAATTTTTAAGTACAGGTCTAGGATCCAGACTCTAGAAG CTCAGCTCAAAGACATTGCATATGGAACAATGCCCTCCCGATATGAGTCTCAGTCTCCTGATGTGGATATGTCACCTGTACCATCACTGCGACGGGGAGAGACTCTCTTTGAAGTTCATGTAGAAGCTGTCTGCTTCACACCACGGGGGCTGAGGGAAGTCGGTGACCCTCAGCCAAACACCTTTTGTGTTTATTCTTTGTATGACTTTGAAACACACGCCACTCCAGTGGTAACTGGCACCAGCCCTCAGTACAACTTCACCTCTCATTATGCAGTTACTCCAGATGCTGAATTTCTTCGCTATTTGAGAGTCGGTGTCTTGACTTTGGAGTTGTATCAAGCTGTAGGAGGAGAGCATAGAGAGCTGGCAAGGGGGCACATTAAACTGGAAGCAACATTGCAAAGCACTGAAAAGATACATGGAGCCGTTACTTTGACTG atgtcAGCGGGGAAGTCATAGGAGAACTGGAATACTGGATTTGTCTACATGGATACGTATTTCAGGTTCAGCGTGTGCAGAAGCAGAGTACTAAAGCTCGCAGCTACCTGTCAGCTGGTAGATATTGCCATTCAGAGAAG CAATTGGCATCGCCTTTTTCTACTGGACCTCAAAATGAACTTACCATCAGAATATGGGGTTGTAGAAGCCTAAAGGTGGGATGTTTGGGATACCAACCAAGTCCTTATGCAATATACCACTTCTACCATCACCCTGACCATTCTACTGCTATCATACCATGTAGCAACAATCCTCAGTTTGGAGATGAATCTGTTTACCCACTACAAATAACCACTGACCTTGAGAGATATCTTCAGAAGGAGTGTTTATATGTTTATGTGTTTGATGATGAAGATATGCAGCCTGGAGTTTACTTGGGAAAAGCAGAAGTACCTTTAGTCAGCCTAGCAAAGGGAGACAACATTCAAG GAGATTTTGCACTGTTGAACCCTTGTGGAAAGTGCTCTGGATCAATACAACTCAATATGGAATGGAAATTTCCTTACAAGGCTACAAGCTATCAAAGTACTCAAGAGGTTCCACTTTCACAG CATGGTGCCCATATGAAATTGCTGCCGAGTGCTGCACCAAAGGTTAACTTAACTCGAGCAAAGCATTGCAAAACACGCAAGGCTGAGGACGTTCAACAAGATGACATAACCTCCACCAAAAGGGGACGTAAAGACTTCTCATCAACATCCAATCAAAACACAACCCAAAACGCTCAAAAATCGAACCTTCTGCCAGCTGGATACCACAGCAATGATCCAGACGACCAACAAGAG gAAGCTTTACAAGCACAGGAAGGTGATCAGGACAACATGGAAGACACTATGGAAGAGGATAATATCAATG GTGATCACACAGCAGATGCAATTGACCCACAAAGTACAGATTATAAGGACATCATTTTAGTGGTAAAACCACTTGTTCCAGAAAAACCA CCTTCATCCATGATCCGTGTGGAAATCATGTCTCTGACCTTAAATCCATATTCAGAGGTGATGGGTGACAGTGCAGTACAAAGGTTGTTTGTGGAATTCCGCTTTGCTGGTGTCCCACCGGAGGAAACGGAGACCCCTGTGTCACTTCGCAAACCCAACCAAGGAGAGGAGCTATACTATCACTTTAGTAAAG TGATACATCTAGATGGTACAGAACATGCAGAGCGCAGAGAT